The following DNA comes from Anopheles arabiensis isolate DONGOLA chromosome 3, AaraD3, whole genome shotgun sequence.
TGTGAAGAACGTAAAATATTGTGGGCTAAAATTTTACGGGGTATGGCTGGTTGACTTGACCGAATAGTTCCATCGTTGGTTTTATATATTGCGCTTTAAGGTTGGAAAGATTCTGCGTAATCGTCATCACTATCAGTTTCGAGAGGATTATACTCTGGTAGTTGTATTTCTTCAGCATCAGAATCTATGATCACTTGATCAAATACAGGaatttcatcttcttctactaCTGCAGAAATCATATTTTCATCTTCGCTATCGTATTCCATAAattcatgtatttttttgttgaatataagcttttctttcttcttcagtAAGATTTGAAACTTCCTCTGGAGTTAGCCATTCAATTTCCTCCTTTTCTAGAGTAAACAgtaaaaatgtgataaaaacaaaagatttcGATcgcccgtcaaacattgcgagggttgcgagttCTATCATCTGCTTGagatcttatggtattttcaacaatattattttttattcctaaattatatttttgccGTGTTATTCGTCGAAAAGATAACCATATCCAGTTTAgtggatttttgcaaaataaaatttcaaaattcaggtgtttagtatgctacaaatcgcactgttatacctgctcgcccgtcaaacattgcgagggttgcgagttCTATCATCTGCTTGagatcttatggtattttcaacaatattattttttactaataaattatattttttgccGTGTTATTCGTCGAAAAGATAACCATATCCAGTTTAgtggatttttgcaaaataaaatttcaaaattcaggtgtttagtatgctacaaatcgcactgttatacctgctctcgtagagcttgcgagccttggtagttttttcacacctagttttagcagttattattatagcaccccgagagcaggtataacagtgcgaattgtagcatactaaacacctgaattttgacattttattttaaaaaaatccacaaaaaaataaatagtgatcttttcgccaaatactaccgcacaaaGAATAATCCctgaataataaaaatcaacgattttttaaataacataagatttcgagcacatgaaatctttcgcaaccctcgcaatgtttgacgagGGCCGTATTCATGTCAAACTACAACAGAGGCTTTCATTtcattagtttttgtttgtgttaatACGATAATCGCTCGAATCTTCATCAAAACGAAATACACGTAGCAAGTTGAGTGTAATATTAAGTGTAAAAGTGGATAATTTTGAGTGTGATATAGTGATACAAAACATTAGAGCAATGGTCGAAAACATTCCGGCGAGTACATCGGGAGGGAAACGAAATCTACGCAGTATACTGATCGATGACTGCGTGGCTGTGGAAAATGGACACATGGTGTGCACTATTGACAATGTCAATGGTTGCAAATACCGCGGTTGCAAAAGAGCGAAAAATATGATCCGGGGAACTTCATCCGGCACATACGAACGGCTTACCCAGTGTTGGCTAAGTCATGTGGACTCATGCAAGAAGAAGCTGCAGCTCcatcgaagcaaaaaaaaattacaaaagtTCCAGTAATCATCGACCGACAAAAATTATtagaaggcatgataaaattgatATGCATGCATAATGTACCCATGCTCTGCGTAGAATGGGAAGGTTTGAGGATAATCCTTCAACCAATATGTGATGCATTAAAAATTCAGCTGAATCGTCAGAACCTTGTCTGCCACCTAGGAGCTGCTGCAGGAAAAGTTCGGAGTGAAATATCCTCGGTAGTTAAAGGAAAACTACTTTGCCTCAAGATCGACAGTGCAACCCGGCTCGGACGACACATATTAGGTGTTAACATACAATTTTATGACACAATGAAAAAGGATATTGTTATTTACACCATAGGTAATACGTCTTACAAAATTACAAATTATTATCAAAcgcaaaaataatttcaatttgatttaTATTCTTTCAATCTTTGCACATGTttccaaaatgaaaatatcaaTACTTCTACAGGCATGCTGGAATTAAACAATAGACACACtggaatattttttcaaaGTAAGATATTGGAAATACTCGCTCTACACTCTTAAAaaattttgccgaatctcggttaatttttgccgagatctgcacaactgagatctcggcaaggatctcggttaaatttctgttgccgacatctcggttaatgacattttgttttgacgtttacgtttaaccgagattttcggttagagcaaatcgagatttcggctaaatataaaaacattttatctttattttagtggttttatttgcgtatcaaGTGGGTTTATTTAggtaacataaataaacaatattatttaCTGTGAGAAATAGTCATAGCAGTCTGAGCCCATGATGATGGCCGGTGTACACCTTCTGCAGCATGATGTCACCATCGTGCCCCTTACTGTAGCAGGACGGCAGAAAGTCACCCTATTCTTATGAGATTTCTGGTGTGAAGCGTAGGGACAGGCATTGGTTCATCCGCCGGATGGGGCACAGCGTTTGGATGTGGTATATTTACAGGAAAATGAGCCGGGCAAGGAGCGGGCACTGGTACAggcacggttctgtaaagtgggcagagtgaaacaagtcTGAGTGAACCCTGTTTAGATTTTACGTGGTCGAGTGTTGATACTTACTTACTCGTGTAGGTGACCGGAAATGAATCCTGGAAGTCTGAACGGCCTGGCTAAGGTTGAACCAATCGGATTAGCTTCCACATATGATCCTTCAATAGGGACTGCTCCGAGTGACGCTCTGAAGAGCACCGATTGCGTGCGCTGATGGAGTTTCCTAACCCCAACCCCGTTCCATACCCGTGCTCGATCGCACGCTACTGATACTCGGTTTTTTATCACGCTGAGAGACTCATTTTCACTTgtatttttacacttttacttttacatcacaacatcactccgaaaagttttcgtttcattagcacGAGATTAACAGAATGGCGAATGACAGATAAAATACCGAGCCTCGGCTAATCCAAACAGTAAAGCTGAAatctcggttattttgacggacgAGCTCGGTGACAGCAGTGTTAACGTATGTTCTCGGCAAGTTGGgttgccgagtttcggttgaaatatttatttaactgatatttcagttttaaatggtactgattttcggctactgggatttttcaactgacatatcagcaagaatcgaaagagccAACAAATTTCGGCAGTAtttttaaccgaggtcgtgaaatatttttaagtgtgtataCAATGTTTCACTAGAGCAGATATTCACGGTAACATGCGATAACGGGGCGAACATGATAGCTGCTGTTAAGCAATTACAATCCGAACTTCAAACCCTGTTCAACACACCAACGGACGACGATGGCTGCACGATTCCTGACGAACAATTGGAGTGGACTGAATTCGTAGAACGAGAATTCAGTCACACTATAACTGTAGTGAGATGTGCTGTACATACTATGCAGCTTTCAGTGAGTGATGTCATCAAGGCATACGATGTGGAACTACGCAAATGTACATGGGTGGCAAACAACTGCCGTAAAATAGCATACAAGTCTGTGTTTAGCGAAGAGTCACTTCCACCGCTATATTCCAAAACGAGATGGGGAGGCATTTTTGAAATGCTGAAATATTTTAGTGAGCGTGAGGAACTATTCAGTGACCTGGGCCAACAGTACCCGGAGCTAGGTTGTATTATTAAACTCATCATAAGGTTGGTTTTAACtataatttgaaattttattctaCTTACAGACCTTATGGAACAATGGCAATTCGTAAAAGAATATGTTGAAGCGTTTGAGCCAGTGTACATAGCAACGAAAAAGATGCAGGCTGTACATACATCattaaatgaattttatttaacGTGGATGAAGACTATCATGCAGATTAgtttaattcaaaacaatagattTGTTGAGGCTCTAACTCAAGCCCTGAAACAGCGACTTAAAGTTCTCAAAGAAAACATCGTAGTAAAATCAGCACTACTTATAGATCCTAGGATGAATTATTTGAATTCCAGGTTTTTTGGCCCGGAAGAGAAGGAGGAAATTCGTGTAAGTGTTTCAATTCGACTTGAACACAATAagtttcaattattttgttaagtTTTACAAaagttttactatttttaattataggCATTTATCATTGCCACATCAGAACGAATTCAAAAATTCAAAGCTAGACTCCAGACATCTACACAACCGTCTTCATCTACATGCAAcaataatacacaaaacagCCCTAGcgattttgacattttttcacAGAATTGTATGGAGGATCGCTGCCAGCAACATGTGTAGAATCTGATCAATTATCTCCCGATAGATTTGTTCGGCAGCTTAATGCTTTAGATTTAGAAGCCCATCAAAATTCTACATTTGATGTATGGCATTACTGGATGTCGCGGAAATATACACACCCTGAACTATGCGAGATAGCCACACTACTTCTAGCAGTTCCGTCAAATCAAGTGTCGGTGGAGCGAGCTTTCAGCGCTCTTAGTTTAGCCCTTTCAGACAAACGAACTAAGCTAAACGACGATACCCTGGAAAATATTCTATTAATTAAACTTAACAAATGTACATTTGAAAAGATTCTCCCTACCCTTTATCAATGGAATGAAGAAAATTTATAGTAAGTTTTGATAGGTTTGCGTAAACTAATGAATGGCTGTGAATTGCGAAGTGTAATATTACTTTGAACGTACGAAAAACTATGAACTATTATGAATGAACTATACAAACTGTAATATTACTTTACTATACTTAATACGTtcacattttttaaaacataccTATTTATTTAAAGATAGATAGAAGACCGTATCTAATCTcacaattaatttttttatgatattgctttaaacattcaaataattaGGTAAAGGCTGTGAAAATGGAACTGAGCTATTAATTAGAATCTGTACAATAATACATTAAAATATCTGTGCAAAATCTGTGATCATCGAACTGAATAACCAATTAAACTTCGTGTAATTACTTCCATTACTTTAAGTGTACCTATATCTATGTAAATGCTGTGAATTATGACTTGAATTATGATTTATACTGAACTATCAACAAAAAagataacaataacaatgccGTTTGGAAACCACAAAACAATGCTGTATTATTTCTAGAAAGAAATGAACGGTATAAAACGATCATCTAAGCTTTTTCAATTGGGAGTTGGAAAATGATTTGCTTTCGTGTATTCTGTTTAATACTCTTTGTGCCAGAAATTATTTTCATACTTGTTGAACccaatattcttcttcttggcacaaTGCAGttatgccggcctatacaggctttggAGACTTTTAGCAAGAATCACGAAGCTGAATAGTCAGACCTTGCAACGGAGTGACGGTCCATGCGAGGCTTGACACCACAACAGGCATGatgttaagtcgtacaagttAATGATGTACTCCCAAATCATTATTCAAATCTGGCATTACCACAAATCATCGACGACAGGATCTACATTAGAGTTTTTGCTGAATACATCATATTGCTGCTGTATATTGATTTGTGTTTGTCTCAGCAGAGCTGTAAATAGTGATTACAAATAGCGATTCTATTGCAAAGGTGTAGAATCCGAACTAGGCTCAAGAGGCTATAAAACAACAGTTGgtaatatttttacttttatatGACTATTAATGTCGAAATAAAGCTGTTGGGCGATTGATTGAAACATcattataataaaaacataaaataaaaagaatttaaaatggttttttaAATGGTGTGAATAATGCTCACATTTCCATAGCCAAAAGTAATCAACTTCCATAACGAACGTGTAAAAATGCACTTAAATGTTCTGTtcatcaatattaaattttaatcgataaaataaattcattttaaaaagttGCTTCACCTCAGTTCAGTTACTTCAAGATAatgttattcttcttcttcttttattttacgaGAAAGAATGAATCCTCCAATATTTGTTCAAACGTTTGTTTGAATCCCCATATTCAGCGATGATACACTTAATAATCCTCCGATCGTATCGACTTGTGTTGttcaaaaatgtcaaatgacattcagactacattgtttacatttcatgtcattgcatcagccctgacggtagcgacacgaatgaatttcgtttaatgacagtcgtgtcgtggaagcattgaatgtcatcggcaaaaaattaatttgaccGGCTATTTACGGTGactgtcatgaaaaatgtcaacagttaaCAACTCTGGTTGCGAGtagtatcatctgctcgagatcttatgatattttaaataatattaattttttattcataaattattttgttttggtgttatttggcgaaaagatcactatttcaatttttgtggatttaaaaaaaaattgtaaaaatccAGG
Coding sequences within:
- the LOC120901062 gene encoding uncharacterized protein LOC120901062; translated protein: MVENIPASTSGGKRNLRSILIDDCVAVENGHMSEKYDPGNFIRHIRTAYPVLAKSCGLMQEEAAAPSKQKKITKVPVIIDRQKLLEGMIKLICMHNVPMLCVEWEGLRIILQPICDALKIQLNRQNLVCHLGAAAGKVRSEISSVVKGKLLCLKIDSATRLGRHILGVNIQFYDTMKKDIVIYTIGNTSYKITNYYQTEREELFSDLGQQYPELGYLMEQWQFVKEYVEAFEPVYIATKKMQAVHTSLNEFYLTWMKTIMQISLIQNNRFVEALTQALKQRLKVLKENIVVKSALLIDPRMNYLNSRFFGPEEKEEIRVSVSIRLEHNKFQLFC